Proteins encoded in a region of the Gordonia crocea genome:
- the mtrB gene encoding MtrAB system histidine kinase MtrB — protein MTERSGRGRASRPRRPNSAAVRLRRTLTTLGHRFGGVWRRSLQLRIVVSTLALSLVVLLILGFVLMSQITNSLLDAKLGAAEEEIDRARVVVERDLASPDPSTPVIARLRQTRALLTERDTGESGSGSRAVGAFDTVLLVRSPGASTDDTGVGPVAAIPQNLRMMIQSGQVAYQYSKVETTGGANTAALLIGTPTNAAVPGLELYLVFPLSAEEDTVTLVLRTLATGGVVLLGLLAAIAWLVSRQVVLPVRSAARVAVRFASGRLSERMPVRGEDDMARLAMAFNDMAESLQRQITHLEEFGGLQRQFTSDVSHELRTPLTTVRMASDLLYEGRDDLDPVRKRSVELLDKELDRFETLLTELLEISRHDAGMAELAAEQMPMTIPIDAALQTVRHLADETGTELVIDLPAEPVVAEIDPRRVERILRNLLANAIDHSEQRPVTLTMRTDGDAVAVTVRDRGVGLRPGEEKLVFNRFWRSDPSRYRRSGGTGLGLAISVEDAHLHAGRLEAWGEPGQGANFRLTLPLKRGHKLLGSPLPLRPVDVRTSGPTTGDGR, from the coding sequence GTGACCGAGCGTTCCGGTCGGGGCCGCGCCTCCCGTCCGCGCCGCCCCAACAGTGCCGCGGTCCGGCTGCGTCGAACCCTGACCACCCTGGGCCACCGCTTCGGCGGGGTCTGGCGGCGCTCCCTCCAACTGCGCATCGTCGTATCGACCCTCGCACTGTCGTTGGTCGTGCTGCTCATTTTGGGATTCGTCCTGATGTCGCAGATCACCAACAGCCTGCTCGACGCCAAACTGGGTGCCGCGGAAGAGGAGATCGACCGGGCCCGCGTCGTCGTCGAGCGCGACCTGGCCAGTCCCGATCCCAGTACCCCGGTGATCGCCCGGCTGCGCCAGACCCGTGCCCTGCTGACCGAGCGCGACACCGGCGAATCGGGCAGCGGGTCGCGCGCGGTCGGCGCCTTCGACACGGTGCTCCTCGTGCGCAGCCCCGGCGCGAGCACCGACGACACCGGCGTCGGACCGGTCGCCGCGATCCCGCAGAACCTGCGCATGATGATTCAGAGCGGGCAGGTCGCCTACCAGTATTCGAAGGTGGAGACGACCGGTGGGGCGAACACCGCCGCCCTGTTGATCGGCACCCCGACGAATGCGGCGGTCCCCGGACTGGAGCTGTACCTGGTCTTCCCGTTGAGCGCCGAGGAGGACACGGTCACCCTGGTGCTGCGGACGTTGGCCACCGGCGGCGTCGTCCTCCTGGGGTTGTTGGCGGCGATCGCCTGGTTGGTGTCGCGCCAGGTCGTGCTCCCGGTGCGGTCGGCGGCCCGGGTGGCAGTGCGCTTCGCCAGCGGCCGGCTCTCCGAGCGGATGCCGGTGCGCGGTGAGGATGACATGGCGCGGCTGGCGATGGCGTTCAACGACATGGCCGAGAGCCTGCAGCGGCAGATCACCCACCTCGAGGAGTTCGGCGGCCTGCAGCGCCAGTTCACCTCCGACGTCTCCCACGAGTTGCGGACCCCGCTGACCACCGTGCGGATGGCTTCGGACCTGCTCTACGAGGGCCGCGACGACCTCGACCCGGTGCGCAAACGCTCGGTCGAGCTGCTCGACAAGGAGCTCGACCGGTTCGAGACCCTCCTCACCGAACTGCTGGAGATCTCCCGCCACGACGCGGGCATGGCCGAACTCGCGGCCGAGCAGATGCCGATGACGATTCCCATCGATGCTGCGCTGCAGACCGTGCGCCACCTCGCCGACGAGACCGGGACCGAACTGGTCATCGACCTCCCGGCGGAGCCGGTGGTGGCCGAGATCGACCCGCGCCGCGTCGAGCGCATCTTGCGCAACCTGCTCGCCAACGCGATCGACCACTCCGAGCAGCGCCCTGTCACACTGACGATGCGGACCGACGGCGATGCGGTGGCGGTCACCGTCCGCGACCGCGGAGTCGGGTTGCGCCCCGGAGAGGAGAAGTTGGTGTTCAACCGGTTCTGGCGCTCGGACCCGTCGCGCTACCGGCGTTCCGGCGGCACCGGGCTCGGATTGGCGATCAGCGTCGAGGACGCCCACCTGCACGCCGGGCGGTTGGAGGCGTGGGGAGAACCGGGGCAGGGGGCGAACTTCCGCCTCACCCTGCCGCTCAAGCGGGGGCACAAGCTCCTGGGCAGCCCGTTGCCGTTGCGCCCGGTCGACGTCCGGACGTCGGGGCCGACGACGGGGGACGGCCGGTGA
- a CDS encoding LpqB family beta-propeller domain-containing protein: MTAGRRMVAGHRRRVLVMAIAATIGLALSGCVAIPNDSPPQPLKSFERRPDAKPLPKPTAAMDPEALVYGFLKATADPSAAHSAARAFLTTENGARWDDRGDAAVLSNVNVLIDSRTDTAATVRVTGDNTATMKVNGQLLPATGRIETTFRLTRTPVGWRIDGPLAPGVMIDRTQFEATYRLVTLYFTDRGRSRLIGDPRWFYIGQTGAASVAARLLAGPSLDLASATASAIPATAELGPVTQRHGGGVQIDLRNAGTPSAPERSLLAAQLVWTLSSVDAPAPYAITLDGAPLLPDHPDGLRLADVERYSPTGTSGQADRLAVISGGRLNDVVDGRLDPVRGDLNDGNQVASAGLSADRTRVAAVRMVRPAGTTPTPAPGAPPAAPTPAPGPARTQLVTGAFGGDMQTLTSGATITRPSFGAANSVWAVVDGKPTRWSIADGVRTAVADTAALSAVAHGPITDLQVSPDGVRAALIVAGQVLFAIIDEREDGQVALAHPRFAAYNIGNRAVALDWASPTTLVVARDATESPVTQVPVSGLPAAGLGSGNLAPPVHAVAANLSSTYVADTRGVLVLTTSSGNRDQTWADVPAAKGADIIPVLP, translated from the coding sequence GTGACTGCGGGCCGGCGGATGGTCGCCGGACACCGGCGCCGGGTACTGGTGATGGCCATCGCGGCGACGATCGGCCTCGCCCTGAGCGGGTGTGTGGCGATCCCCAATGACTCGCCCCCGCAACCGTTGAAGAGCTTCGAACGCCGCCCCGACGCCAAGCCGCTGCCCAAGCCGACTGCCGCCATGGACCCCGAGGCCCTGGTCTACGGCTTCCTCAAGGCGACCGCCGACCCCAGCGCGGCGCATTCGGCGGCGCGGGCCTTCCTGACGACGGAGAACGGGGCGAGGTGGGACGACCGGGGCGACGCCGCCGTGCTGAGCAACGTGAACGTGCTGATCGATTCGCGCACCGACACCGCCGCGACGGTCCGCGTCACCGGGGACAACACCGCGACGATGAAGGTCAACGGACAGTTGCTCCCCGCCACGGGGCGGATCGAGACGACGTTCCGACTCACCCGGACGCCGGTGGGTTGGCGCATCGACGGCCCGCTGGCGCCCGGGGTCATGATCGACCGCACCCAGTTCGAGGCGACCTATCGGTTGGTGACGCTCTACTTCACCGACCGCGGCCGGTCCCGGCTGATCGGCGATCCGCGGTGGTTCTACATCGGCCAGACCGGAGCGGCCTCGGTGGCGGCCCGGCTGCTCGCCGGTCCCAGCCTCGACCTGGCCTCCGCCACCGCGTCGGCGATACCGGCGACGGCGGAGTTGGGGCCGGTGACCCAACGCCACGGCGGCGGGGTCCAGATCGACCTGCGGAACGCGGGCACGCCGTCGGCCCCGGAGCGGTCGCTGCTGGCCGCGCAACTGGTGTGGACGCTGAGCAGTGTGGACGCCCCCGCGCCGTACGCGATCACCCTCGACGGGGCGCCGTTGCTGCCCGACCATCCCGACGGCCTGCGTCTCGCCGACGTCGAACGCTATTCGCCGACCGGGACGTCGGGTCAAGCGGATCGGCTGGCGGTGATCAGCGGCGGCCGGCTCAACGACGTCGTCGACGGGCGGCTCGATCCGGTCCGGGGCGACCTCAACGACGGGAACCAGGTCGCGTCGGCCGGTCTGAGCGCGGACCGCACCCGCGTCGCGGCCGTGCGCATGGTCCGTCCGGCCGGCACCACGCCCACCCCGGCCCCCGGTGCTCCGCCGGCCGCACCGACACCGGCGCCCGGACCGGCCCGGACGCAACTGGTGACCGGCGCGTTCGGCGGGGACATGCAGACCCTCACCTCGGGGGCGACGATCACCCGGCCGAGTTTCGGCGCCGCCAACTCGGTGTGGGCGGTGGTCGACGGCAAACCGACCCGCTGGTCGATCGCCGACGGGGTGCGCACCGCGGTCGCCGACACCGCCGCGTTGTCGGCGGTGGCGCACGGCCCGATCACCGACCTCCAGGTCTCGCCCGACGGGGTCCGCGCGGCGCTGATCGTCGCCGGGCAGGTGCTGTTCGCCATCATCGACGAGCGGGAGGACGGCCAGGTGGCCCTCGCCCATCCGCGGTTCGCGGCGTACAACATCGGCAACCGCGCCGTCGCGCTGGATTGGGCGTCGCCGACGACGCTCGTCGTGGCCCGTGATGCCACCGAGTCCCCGGTCACCCAGGTGCCGGTGTCGGGTTTGCCCGCGGCGGGCCTGGGGTCGGGGAACTTGGCACCGCCGGTGCACGCCGTGGCGGCGAACCTGTCCTCCACCTACGTGGCCGACACCCGCGGGGTGCTGGTTTTGACGACCAGTTCGGGTAACCGCGACCAGACGTGGGCCGATGTGCCGGCCGCCAAGGGGGCCGACATCATCCCGGTGCTGCCCTAG
- a CDS encoding ComF family protein translates to MEGSTHRFTPAELARALADLVAPVVCGGCGTPETPWCPRCARSLADVPRLVEPATPVAAAVWVLGPYRGPLRAAIIAVKEHGRRDLVDPIGHSLARAAVTLFRWRELPDAPRLVLVPAPTRAVAARRRGGDPVTAYARAAARRLGSRVVVAPVLHTGGWVRDSAGLDAGARRANLHGSIRCDTNHLRSLELSPDDVVVLLDDVVTTGSTAAESVRILARRGVPVAVVLAIAAAD, encoded by the coding sequence GTGGAGGGGTCGACCCATCGATTCACGCCCGCCGAGCTGGCACGCGCGCTGGCCGATCTGGTCGCCCCCGTGGTCTGCGGCGGCTGCGGCACCCCCGAGACGCCGTGGTGCCCGCGCTGCGCGCGCAGCCTCGCCGACGTCCCGCGCCTCGTCGAGCCGGCGACCCCCGTCGCGGCCGCCGTCTGGGTCTTGGGCCCCTACCGCGGCCCGCTGCGCGCCGCGATCATCGCCGTCAAGGAACACGGGCGCCGCGACCTCGTCGACCCGATCGGACACTCCCTGGCGCGTGCCGCGGTCACCCTCTTCCGGTGGCGGGAACTGCCCGACGCGCCGCGCCTCGTCCTGGTCCCCGCACCCACGCGCGCCGTCGCGGCCCGCCGACGCGGAGGCGATCCGGTGACGGCGTACGCGCGCGCCGCCGCGCGCCGCCTGGGCTCGCGGGTGGTCGTCGCACCGGTGTTGCACACCGGCGGCTGGGTGCGCGACTCGGCCGGCCTCGATGCCGGCGCCCGCCGGGCGAACCTCCACGGCTCGATCCGGTGCGACACCAATCACCTACGGTCGCTGGAACTTTCGCCCGACGACGTCGTCGTGCTCCTCGACGACGTCGTCACCACCGGGAGCACCGCGGCCGAATCGGTGCGAATCCTCGCCCGCCGCGGCGTGCCGGTGGCGGTGGTCCTCGCGATCGCGGCCGCCGACTGA
- the hpf gene encoding ribosome hibernation-promoting factor, HPF/YfiA family produces MSSVIHRKGQREPKVTRREGEQPFDAEAAFTRPPGTVISAEPAEPNAAVNFSGRNVEIPEHYQVYVRDKLARLERLNPAIFRFDVQLYHERNRRQSKACQQVEITATGKGPVVRAQAGGENFYAALELALDRMESRLRRTKTRREVHYGLRTPTSLAEATATGAGDLAGSAADSVAEADVDRYAVDDHEPGQIVRVKEHPGEPMTVDDALYEMELVGHDFFLFLDKETDRPSVVYRRHAFDYGLLRLV; encoded by the coding sequence ATGTCGTCCGTCATTCACCGCAAAGGTCAGCGCGAGCCGAAGGTCACCCGGCGCGAGGGGGAGCAACCGTTCGACGCCGAGGCCGCCTTCACCCGCCCGCCGGGCACGGTCATTTCGGCAGAGCCGGCCGAACCGAACGCGGCGGTGAACTTCTCCGGGCGCAACGTCGAGATTCCCGAGCACTACCAGGTGTACGTGCGGGACAAACTGGCCCGGCTGGAGCGGCTCAACCCGGCCATCTTCCGGTTCGACGTGCAGCTTTACCACGAGCGCAACCGGCGCCAGTCCAAGGCGTGCCAGCAGGTGGAGATCACCGCCACCGGCAAGGGGCCGGTGGTCCGCGCGCAGGCCGGCGGGGAGAACTTCTACGCCGCACTGGAGTTGGCGCTGGACCGGATGGAGTCACGGCTGCGGCGGACCAAGACGCGCCGCGAGGTCCATTACGGACTGCGGACACCGACGTCGCTGGCCGAGGCGACCGCCACCGGTGCGGGCGACCTGGCCGGCAGTGCGGCGGATTCGGTGGCCGAGGCGGACGTGGACCGGTACGCGGTGGACGACCACGAGCCGGGGCAGATCGTCCGCGTCAAGGAACACCCGGGCGAGCCGATGACCGTTGATGACGCGCTGTACGAGATGGAACTCGTCGGGCACGACTTCTTCCTGTTCCTCGACAAGGAGACCGACCGCCCGTCGGTCGTCTATCGCCGGCACGCGTTCGACTACGGCCTGCTCCGGTTGGTGTGA
- the secA gene encoding preprotein translocase subunit SecA gives MLNKLLRVGEGRMVKRLDVIAGHVEALEDETAALTDDELRAKTDEFRERFADGETLDELLPEAFAVAREAAWRVLDQKHFHVQIMGGAALHFGNIAEMKTGEGKTLTCVLPAYLNAIAGKGVHVVTVNDYLAKRDSEWMGRVHRFLGLETDVILSAMSPEARKRAYDADITYGTNNEFGFDYLRDNMAHALEQQVQRGHFFAIVDEVDSILIDEARTPLIISGPADSSSKWYVEFARLAPLMKKDVHYEVDIKKKTIGVHEDGVSFVEDQLGIENLYDAANSQLVGYLNNAIKVKELFHRDKDYIVRNGEVVIVDEFTGRVLDGRRFNEGLHQAIEAKEGVEIQAENQTLATITLQNYFRMYEKLAGMTGTAETEAAEFDQIYKLGVLPIPTNKPMIRKDQTDLIYKTEEAKFDAVVDDVAERHEKGQPVLIGTTSVERSEYLSRQLERRGIPHTVLNAKYHEQEAQIIAEAGRVGAVTVATNMAGRGTDVVLGGNADIIADSRLRKAGLDPVHTPEEYEAAWDEAITIARENAESEADEVREAGGLYVLGTERHESRRIDNQLRGRSGRQGDPGESRFYLSLGDELMRRFNGAALEVIMNRVNLPDDVPIEAKMVTKAIRSAQTQVEQQNFEVRKNVLKYDEVMNEQRKVIYRERSTILAGEDHHEQVEQFIDDVVGAYVDGATAEGYAEDWDVEELWNALRSLYPIALSPQQLLGENEFGERDDVAAEELREVLVADAHQAYAKREDEIDALAGEGAMRQLERSILLSVIDRKWRDHLYEMDYLREGIYLRSMAQADPVVEYQREGFDMFHGMLDGIKEEALGFLFNAQVETEPAYDPGPELPTGPVADSADESKIPAGLRARGVPGQPAETPMVFTGPDESGSAAAFDEEPAEDGDAVDSAGRRSNRRPKRGKPASKKAKRRR, from the coding sequence GTGCTGAACAAGCTGCTCCGCGTCGGCGAAGGCCGGATGGTCAAGCGACTCGACGTGATCGCCGGTCACGTCGAAGCTCTCGAAGACGAGACCGCCGCGCTCACCGACGACGAACTGCGCGCCAAGACCGACGAGTTCCGAGAGCGGTTCGCCGACGGCGAGACCCTCGACGAACTGCTGCCGGAGGCGTTTGCGGTGGCCCGCGAAGCGGCCTGGCGCGTCCTGGACCAGAAGCACTTCCACGTCCAGATCATGGGCGGCGCGGCACTGCACTTCGGCAACATCGCCGAGATGAAGACCGGTGAGGGCAAGACCCTGACCTGTGTGCTGCCGGCCTACCTCAACGCGATCGCCGGCAAGGGCGTGCACGTGGTCACCGTCAACGACTACCTCGCCAAGCGCGACTCCGAGTGGATGGGCCGCGTCCACCGCTTCCTGGGCCTGGAGACCGACGTGATCCTCTCGGCCATGTCGCCGGAGGCCCGCAAACGCGCCTACGACGCCGACATCACCTACGGCACCAACAACGAGTTCGGCTTCGACTACCTGCGCGACAACATGGCGCACGCCCTCGAGCAGCAGGTGCAGCGCGGCCACTTCTTCGCGATCGTCGACGAGGTCGACTCGATCCTCATCGACGAGGCGCGCACCCCGCTGATCATCTCCGGCCCGGCCGACTCGTCGAGCAAGTGGTACGTTGAGTTCGCCCGTCTCGCGCCGCTGATGAAGAAGGACGTCCACTACGAGGTCGACATCAAGAAGAAGACCATCGGCGTCCACGAGGACGGCGTCAGCTTCGTCGAGGACCAGCTGGGTATCGAGAACCTCTACGACGCGGCCAACTCGCAGCTCGTCGGGTACTTGAACAACGCGATCAAGGTCAAGGAACTCTTCCACCGCGACAAGGACTACATCGTCCGCAACGGCGAAGTGGTCATCGTCGACGAGTTCACCGGCCGCGTGCTCGACGGCCGGCGCTTCAACGAGGGCCTGCACCAGGCGATTGAGGCCAAGGAGGGCGTGGAGATCCAGGCGGAGAACCAGACCCTGGCCACCATCACCCTGCAGAACTACTTCCGCATGTACGAGAAGCTGGCCGGGATGACCGGTACGGCCGAGACCGAGGCCGCCGAGTTCGACCAGATCTACAAGCTGGGCGTGCTGCCGATCCCGACCAACAAGCCGATGATCCGCAAGGATCAGACCGACCTGATCTACAAGACCGAGGAAGCCAAGTTCGACGCGGTCGTCGACGACGTCGCCGAGCGGCACGAGAAGGGCCAGCCGGTCCTGATCGGTACCACCAGCGTCGAGCGCTCGGAATACCTCTCCCGCCAACTCGAGCGGCGCGGCATCCCGCACACGGTGCTGAACGCGAAGTACCACGAGCAGGAGGCGCAGATCATCGCCGAGGCCGGCCGCGTCGGCGCGGTCACGGTCGCGACGAACATGGCCGGCCGCGGTACCGACGTCGTCCTGGGCGGCAACGCCGACATCATCGCCGATTCGCGCCTGCGCAAGGCCGGACTCGACCCGGTGCACACGCCCGAGGAGTACGAGGCGGCGTGGGACGAGGCGATCACGATCGCCCGCGAGAACGCCGAGTCCGAGGCCGACGAGGTGCGCGAGGCGGGCGGGCTGTACGTGCTGGGCACCGAGCGCCACGAGTCGCGCCGGATCGACAACCAGCTGCGCGGCCGCTCGGGTCGTCAGGGTGACCCCGGCGAATCGCGGTTCTACCTGTCGCTGGGCGACGAGCTCATGCGCCGGTTCAACGGCGCGGCGCTGGAAGTCATCATGAACCGCGTCAACCTGCCCGACGACGTGCCGATCGAGGCGAAGATGGTCACCAAGGCCATCCGGTCGGCGCAGACGCAGGTCGAGCAGCAGAACTTCGAGGTCCGCAAGAACGTCCTCAAGTACGACGAGGTGATGAACGAGCAGCGCAAGGTCATCTACCGCGAACGTTCGACGATCCTCGCCGGCGAGGACCACCACGAGCAGGTCGAGCAGTTCATCGACGACGTCGTCGGCGCCTACGTCGACGGTGCGACCGCCGAGGGCTATGCCGAGGACTGGGACGTCGAGGAGTTGTGGAACGCGCTGCGGTCGCTCTACCCGATCGCGCTGTCCCCGCAACAGCTGTTGGGGGAGAACGAGTTCGGCGAGCGCGACGACGTTGCCGCAGAGGAGTTGCGGGAGGTTCTCGTCGCCGACGCGCACCAGGCCTACGCGAAGCGCGAGGACGAGATCGATGCGTTGGCCGGCGAGGGGGCGATGCGCCAGCTCGAGCGCAGCATCCTCCTCTCGGTGATCGACCGGAAGTGGCGCGACCACCTCTACGAGATGGACTACCTGCGCGAAGGCATCTACCTGCGCTCGATGGCCCAGGCCGATCCGGTGGTCGAGTACCAGCGCGAGGGTTTCGACATGTTCCACGGCATGCTCGACGGCATCAAGGAGGAGGCGCTGGGCTTCCTCTTCAACGCCCAGGTCGAGACCGAACCGGCCTACGATCCGGGCCCCGAACTCCCGACCGGGCCGGTCGCCGACTCGGCCGACGAGTCCAAGATCCCGGCCGGTTTGCGGGCGCGCGGCGTCCCCGGCCAGCCGGCCGAGACGCCGATGGTCTTCACCGGCCCGGATGAGAGCGGATCGGCCGCGGCCTTCGACGAGGAGCCGGCCGAGGACGGGGATGCGGTGGATTCCGCGGGCCGCCGCTCCAACCGGCGCCCCAAGCGCGGCAAGCCCGCGTCGAAGAAGGCCAAGCGCCGCCGCTGA
- a CDS encoding Rv3235 family protein produces the protein METSRVVVRPAPRFEHPGRWAVECGCTAPVPVEETAADRRADDPVAATRAVADRTPAPGPPAAQLASARAFAVAAMTVVLEVIDRRRPVGALDPFVAAPVADHVIARGKARHESRALPGSSAPGLRLRRVHIQLGVDGAAEFFGSYTCGDRVRAFAGRMGVPPRGPRRRGRAGGGVPAWQVQGLMLG, from the coding sequence ATGGAGACCAGTCGCGTCGTGGTCCGGCCCGCGCCCAGGTTCGAACACCCGGGACGCTGGGCGGTGGAATGCGGGTGCACCGCACCGGTCCCGGTTGAGGAGACGGCAGCGGACCGTCGCGCCGACGATCCGGTCGCGGCCACCCGGGCCGTCGCGGACCGGACCCCGGCGCCCGGTCCGCCGGCGGCGCAGTTGGCCTCGGCCCGCGCGTTCGCCGTCGCGGCGATGACGGTGGTGCTCGAGGTGATCGACCGTCGGCGGCCCGTCGGCGCACTGGACCCGTTCGTCGCCGCGCCGGTGGCCGACCATGTGATCGCGCGCGGCAAGGCGCGCCACGAATCACGCGCGCTGCCCGGGTCCTCGGCTCCGGGCCTGCGGCTGCGGCGGGTGCACATCCAACTCGGGGTCGACGGCGCGGCCGAGTTTTTCGGCAGCTACACCTGCGGCGACCGGGTCCGCGCCTTCGCCGGCCGCATGGGTGTGCCCCCGCGCGGACCGCGCCGGCGGGGCCGGGCCGGTGGCGGGGTGCCGGCCTGGCAGGTGCAGGGCTTGATGTTGGGCTGA
- a CDS encoding wax ester/triacylglycerol synthase domain-containing protein — protein sequence MVNRLTPREAMYYFLDEGSSTVHVGALIIVDPTADGAEPGLDYQSLVSLIEGRIQLAPRYRQLVKPVVLGLARPVWVDDPDFDINFHVRRAGLPRPGATEQLQDLVGRILSRPLDPQRPLWEMYLIEGLADGAMAILTKTHRCVLGPDSPELSGLLLDAEPEFGEPAEDIWLPTRAPSQAQLAVDAIAEGLARPGELVESIVGNGPVGGLRDLVTSTASRATEAISQVTNSAPPSRLNQATTSTRSFAVASIPVAEAARVAEQYRCGQRDVELAVVTGVLRRWMLSFTDTLGAGATVRVVLPIGSRPADDEADSGTGRPRDGWFGEDGPGFVTDLPVGEANPTVVLAQVAGLATRNAQSASRQTTRVSPLLPDLGVVPFGDAAARFFTSWNRHTYNLPIAVVATPIGQRWVRGVPVRELFGIPALLANRALAIAVMTYADHIEFAYLGDRGVMSDLPALVDYTHDAFDEITDAEGGR from the coding sequence ATGGTGAACCGGCTTACTCCGCGCGAAGCGATGTATTACTTCCTCGACGAGGGCTCCTCGACCGTGCATGTCGGCGCGCTCATCATCGTCGATCCCACCGCCGACGGCGCCGAGCCCGGGTTGGACTACCAGTCGTTGGTGTCGCTGATCGAGGGTCGCATCCAGCTCGCGCCGCGCTACCGGCAACTCGTCAAGCCGGTCGTCCTCGGTTTGGCGCGCCCGGTCTGGGTCGACGACCCGGACTTCGACATCAACTTCCACGTCCGACGGGCCGGGCTGCCGCGGCCGGGTGCCACCGAGCAACTGCAGGACCTCGTCGGCCGGATCCTGTCGCGGCCGCTGGACCCGCAGCGCCCGTTGTGGGAGATGTATCTGATCGAAGGGCTGGCCGACGGGGCGATGGCCATCCTGACCAAGACGCACCGGTGCGTCCTGGGCCCCGATTCCCCGGAGCTGTCGGGATTGCTGCTCGACGCCGAACCGGAGTTCGGCGAGCCCGCCGAGGACATCTGGTTGCCGACGCGGGCGCCGAGCCAGGCCCAACTCGCGGTGGATGCGATCGCCGAGGGGTTGGCCCGGCCCGGGGAACTCGTGGAGAGCATCGTCGGGAACGGACCCGTCGGCGGGTTGCGCGACCTGGTGACGTCGACGGCCAGCCGGGCCACCGAGGCGATCTCGCAGGTCACCAATTCGGCGCCGCCCAGCCGGTTGAACCAGGCCACGACGTCGACGCGCAGCTTCGCCGTCGCGTCGATCCCGGTCGCCGAGGCCGCCCGGGTCGCCGAGCAGTACCGCTGCGGCCAGCGCGATGTGGAACTGGCCGTCGTCACCGGGGTGTTGCGCCGCTGGATGCTCTCGTTCACCGACACCCTCGGTGCCGGGGCGACCGTGCGCGTGGTCCTGCCGATCGGTTCGCGTCCCGCCGACGACGAGGCCGATTCCGGAACCGGGCGGCCGCGCGACGGTTGGTTCGGGGAGGACGGGCCGGGGTTCGTCACCGATCTGCCGGTCGGCGAGGCGAATCCGACGGTGGTCCTGGCGCAGGTCGCCGGGCTGGCGACGCGCAACGCGCAGTCCGCGTCGCGGCAGACCACGCGGGTCAGTCCGCTGCTGCCGGATTTGGGTGTGGTCCCGTTCGGCGACGCGGCCGCGCGGTTCTTCACCAGTTGGAACCGGCACACCTACAACCTGCCGATCGCCGTGGTGGCGACGCCGATCGGACAGCGGTGGGTGCGCGGCGTGCCGGTGCGGGAGCTGTTCGGGATCCCGGCGCTGCTGGCCAACCGGGCGTTGGCCATCGCCGTGATGACCTATGCCGACCACATCGAGTTCGCCTACCTCGGCGACCGCGGCGTGATGTCGGACCTGCCCGCCCTCGTCGACTACACCCACGACGCCTTCGATGAGATCACCGACGCCGAGGGAGGTCGATGA
- a CDS encoding DUF6912 family protein, protein MRVYLPATLAMLQSLNETGEFTPVGGTAFALTPALREAYTAGDDEELAEAALREAARASLRLLGADEPETDEEHDGASLPPRRVVVAADVEQVALRPDLDAAVVKVTGVVPRSAIAAVHVDGADAEAAVRAAVAAVDAADLGDLDAELAIGDAEDFDLGWYATQELPFLLELL, encoded by the coding sequence GTGCGGGTCTACCTGCCGGCAACGCTCGCGATGCTGCAATCGCTCAATGAGACAGGCGAATTCACGCCGGTGGGCGGTACGGCCTTCGCGCTGACCCCGGCCCTGCGGGAGGCGTACACCGCCGGCGACGACGAGGAACTCGCCGAGGCGGCGCTTCGTGAAGCCGCCCGGGCGAGCCTGCGGTTGCTCGGCGCGGACGAACCCGAGACCGACGAGGAGCACGACGGGGCGTCGCTACCGCCGCGGCGCGTCGTGGTGGCCGCCGACGTCGAGCAGGTGGCGCTGCGGCCGGATCTGGACGCCGCGGTGGTCAAGGTGACCGGTGTGGTGCCGCGGTCGGCGATCGCCGCGGTGCATGTCGACGGGGCCGACGCCGAAGCCGCGGTGCGGGCCGCGGTGGCCGCGGTGGACGCGGCCGACCTGGGCGATCTCGATGCGGAACTTGCGATCGGCGATGCCGAAGATTTCGACCTGGGTTGGTACGCCACCCAGGAGCTGCCGTTCCTGCTGGAATTGTTGTAG